One genomic window of Numida meleagris isolate 19003 breed g44 Domestic line chromosome 1, NumMel1.0, whole genome shotgun sequence includes the following:
- the POMP gene encoding proteasome maturation protein, producing MESRGASSLLKDSIPITDFSLPGPFESHGLLRRGFACVKNELVPSHPLELSEKNFQLNQDKTNFAMLRNIQGLHAPLKLQMELRAVKQAQRLPFLHSSNMALDTLRGNDECIGFEDILNDPSQSEVMGEPHMMMEYKLGLL from the exons ATG GAGTCCAGAGGAGCTTCTTCTCTGCTGAAGGACAGCATCCCAATTACTGATTTTTCACTTCCTGGACCATTTGAAAGTCATGGTCTTCTGCGCAGAGG CTTTGCATGTGTGAAAAACGAGTTGGTGCCCAGCCACCCACTGGagttgtcagaaaaaaat TTCCAGTTAAATCAAGATAAAACAAACTTTGCCATGCTGAGAAATATTCAAGGACTCCATGCACCTTTAAAGCTGCAGATGGAACTCAGAGCAGTGAAACAG GCCCAGCGTCTCCCATTCCTTCACAGCTCAAACATGGCACTGGATACCCTGAGGGGAAATGATGAATGCATTGGTTTTGAGGATATTCTTAATG ATCCTTCACAAAGTGAAGTTATGGGAGAGCCCCACATGATGATGGAATACAAACTCGGTTTATTGTAA